In Chelonoidis abingdonii isolate Lonesome George chromosome 15, CheloAbing_2.0, whole genome shotgun sequence, the following are encoded in one genomic region:
- the CDK1 gene encoding cyclin-dependent kinase 1 encodes MDDYTKIEKIGEGTYGVVYKGRHKSTGQVVAMKKIRLESEEEGVPSTAIREISLLKELHHPNIVCLQDVLMQDSRLYLIFEFLSMDLKKYLDSIPSGQFVDSMLVKSYLYQILQGIVFCHSRRVLHRDLKPQNLLIDDKGVIKLADFGLARAFGIPVRVYTHEVVTLWYRSPEVLLGSARYSTPVDIWSIGTIFAEMATKKPLFHGDSEIDQLFRIFRALGTPNNEVWPEVESLQDYKNTFPKWKPGSLASHVKNLDEDGLDLLSKMLIYDPAKRISGKMALNHPYFDDLDKSNLPANQIKKF; translated from the exons ATGGATGACTACACAAAGATAGAGAAGATTGGTGAAG GTACCTATGGTGTTGTGTATAAGGGCCGACACAAATCCACAGGCCAGGTGGTTGCCATGAAGAAAATTCGACTAGAAAGTGAGGAAGAAGGTGTTCCCAGTACAGCAATCAGAGAAATTTCTTTACTAAAAGAGCTACACCATCCCAATATAGTCTG TCTTCAGGATGTGCTTATGCAAGATTCAAGACTGTACCTCATCTTTGAATTCCTTTCTATGGATCTCAAAAAATATTTGGATTCTATTCCATCTGGCCAGTTTGTAGATTCCATGCTTGTTAAG AGTTACCTGTACCAAATCTTGCAAGGTATTGTATTCTGTCATTCAAGAAGGGTTCTGCACAGAGATTTAAAGCCTCAGAACTTGTTAATAGATGATAAAGGAGTAATTAAATTAGCAGATTTTGGACTGGCCCGAGCCTTTGGGATCCCTGTCCGAGTATATACACATGAG GTAGTGACACTGTGGTACAGATCTCCAGAGGTGTTGCTAGGATCTGCTCGTTACTCAACTCCTGTAGATATCTGGAGCATTGGTACCATATTTGCTGAAATGGCAACTAAGAAACCACTCTTTCATGGAGACTCTGAAATTGATCAACTCTTCAGAATCTTCAG AGCTTTAGGGACACCCAACAATGAGGTGTGGCCCGAAGTGGAATCCTTGCAAGATTATAAGAACACATTCCCCAAGTGGAAACCTGGCAGTCTGGCATCTCACGTCAAAAACTTAGATGAAGATGGACTAGATTTACTCTCT AAAATGTTAATCTATGATCCTGCAAAAAGAATCTCTGGCAAAATGGCCTTGAACCATCCATACTTTGATGACTTGGACAAATCCAATCTTCCAGCCAATCAGATTAAGAAATTCTAA